From one Peptoniphilaceae bacterium AMB_02 genomic stretch:
- a CDS encoding DUF1801 domain-containing protein has protein sequence MSTENKTKPGEYSLEEYLESLSEKRRHEAGILIEIMKNITSESPVLWGPSIIGFGSYHYKYESGREGDMPILGFSPRKSQITIYFNEGFDRYVGLLSELGKYKTSFSCLYVNKLPDIDIKILEKMLTESYKLYAKKESKPKSVEEYIKAIPTQAKEKFNELRNLILQHYDLEEVLSYGIIGYKVRSGKTAFYISGWKDHLAIYPMPKDSEFNEELKPYISGKATMWIDLDEDLPKDFIIKIAGYLIEKVS, from the coding sequence ATGAGTACTGAAAATAAAACAAAACCAGGCGAATATTCATTAGAAGAATATTTAGAATCTTTATCTGAAAAAAGAAGGCATGAAGCCGGTATTTTAATTGAAATCATGAAAAATATAACGAGTGAGTCACCCGTACTTTGGGGTCCATCAATCATCGGCTTTGGTTCGTATCATTACAAATACGAGTCCGGTAGAGAAGGAGATATGCCTATACTTGGATTTAGTCCAAGAAAATCTCAAATCACAATTTACTTTAATGAGGGCTTTGACAGATATGTAGGACTATTATCTGAATTGGGAAAATATAAAACGAGCTTTTCATGTCTATATGTAAATAAACTTCCCGATATAGACATAAAAATACTGGAAAAAATGTTAACCGAGTCATATAAACTCTATGCAAAAAAAGAGTCGAAACCTAAAAGTGTTGAAGAATATATCAAGGCAATACCTACCCAAGCGAAAGAAAAGTTCAATGAACTGAGAAATCTAATACTTCAGCATTATGATTTAGAGGAAGTGTTAAGCTACGGGATTATTGGTTACAAAGTAAGGAGCGGAAAAACTGCATTTTATATCTCAGGCTGGAAAGACCATTTGGCAATATACCCGATGCCGAAGGATTCAGAGTTTAATGAAGAATTAAAGCCATATATTTCAGGCAAGGCTACTATGTGGATAGATCTAGATGAGGATTTGCCAAAAGACTTTATAATTAAGATTGCCGGTTATTTAATAGAGAAAGTTTCATAA
- a CDS encoding flavodoxin translates to MSKVAVVYWTGTGNTEAMADAVVEGIIEAGGEAKLIFSDDFNASMMNDFDAIAFGCPAMGDEVLEEMSFDPMFTDCEKDLKGRKIAIFGSYEWNNGEWMEDWEKRCVEAEANLAYPPLPAYDAPNEEAIAKCRELGAALV, encoded by the coding sequence ATGAGCAAGGTTGCAGTAGTTTACTGGACAGGAACCGGTAATACAGAAGCGATGGCAGATGCGGTTGTGGAAGGCATTATAGAAGCCGGTGGAGAAGCAAAATTAATATTCTCTGATGATTTTAATGCTTCAATGATGAATGATTTCGACGCTATAGCATTTGGTTGTCCTGCAATGGGAGATGAAGTACTTGAAGAAATGAGCTTTGATCCAATGTTCACAGATTGTGAAAAGGATTTAAAGGGCAGAAAAATTGCAATATTCGGTTCTTACGAATGGAATAATGGAGAATGGATGGAAGACTGGGAAAAAAGATGTGTTGAAGCAGAAGCCAATCTAGCTTACCCACCACTTCCTGCATATGATGCTCCAAATGAAGAAGCTATTGCAAAGTGCAGAGAGCTAGGAGCTGCACTAGTATAA
- a CDS encoding DUF3793 family protein gives METYLIKCCAPTLAGKKVASMFTLRQGDKCIKQKVFHWNEKLRSIGLKVCILKQTCRSGLIYVYREEMLKDTLNNPETLDFLHSLGYSSTDIDSILNRIKNHFLVSDEFPHEIGLLLGYPIRDVKGFIENKGKCFRQLGHWKVYDDTEKACKLFNEYNHCQKCFMNLYLKGYNCFEIIEKFKSYSDDIINSECQVFQECS, from the coding sequence ATGGAGACATATTTAATTAAATGTTGTGCGCCTACACTTGCTGGTAAAAAAGTTGCTAGTATGTTTACACTTCGACAAGGAGATAAATGCATTAAGCAAAAGGTGTTTCATTGGAATGAAAAATTAAGAAGTATCGGATTAAAAGTTTGCATTCTAAAACAGACATGTAGGAGCGGCCTAATCTATGTCTATAGAGAAGAAATGCTTAAAGACACTCTAAATAATCCTGAAACACTAGATTTTTTACATAGTCTAGGTTATTCGAGCACAGACATAGACAGTATTTTAAATAGAATAAAAAACCATTTTTTAGTCTCTGATGAATTTCCTCATGAGATAGGCTTATTACTTGGTTATCCAATACGAGATGTCAAAGGATTTATAGAGAATAAAGGGAAATGCTTTAGACAACTGGGACATTGGAAAGTATATGATGATACAGAAAAAGCTTGTAAACTGTTTAATGAGTATAATCATTGTCAAAAATGCTTTATGAATCTATATCTCAAGGGTTATAATTGCTTTGAGATCATAGAAAAATTTAAATCGTATTCTGACGACATTATAAATTCTGAATGTCAAGTTTTTCAGGAATGTAGTTAA
- a CDS encoding Glu/Leu/Phe/Val dehydrogenase, whose translation MSGEYNPLESARLEIRKACDLLGLDPAVYELLKEPRRVIEVSIPVKMDDGSLRVFKGYRSAHNDAVGPNKGGIRYHPGVNLDEVKALSVWMTFKACITGIPYGGGKGGVTVDPADLSEGELERLSRGYVRAMYKYLGEKIDVPAPDVNTSGKIMAWMADEYNLLSGEQNLGVFTGKPVEFGGSKGRTEATGFGVAVIAREAAKKHGIDMEGAKVGVQGFGNVGSFTVKNLEKLGAHVTSILEYDREVGEYAIYRDSGFSFEELEEMKEKNGTLRGIENAVEISVEDFWKAKYDILVPAALENAINEDNAGKINAKLICEAANGPITPEADKILKEKNIVVTPDVLTNAGGVTVSYFEWVQNLYGYYWTDEEVYQKEEEMMVDAFNAIWEVVEDQKISMREAAYVYSIKKLAHVMKLRGWY comes from the coding sequence ATGAGTGGTGAATATAATCCATTAGAAAGCGCTAGACTTGAGATAAGAAAAGCATGTGATTTATTGGGACTTGATCCTGCGGTTTATGAATTATTAAAAGAGCCTAGAAGAGTTATTGAAGTTTCCATACCCGTCAAGATGGACGATGGTAGTCTTAGAGTATTTAAGGGTTACAGATCGGCACATAATGATGCAGTAGGACCTAATAAAGGTGGTATAAGATATCATCCCGGAGTGAATTTAGATGAAGTAAAGGCACTATCAGTTTGGATGACATTTAAAGCCTGCATTACCGGTATACCATATGGTGGAGGTAAAGGTGGAGTCACCGTAGATCCTGCAGACTTATCAGAAGGAGAACTTGAGAGACTTTCCAGAGGTTATGTAAGGGCTATGTACAAGTATCTTGGTGAAAAAATTGATGTACCTGCTCCGGATGTAAATACAAGTGGTAAGATAATGGCATGGATGGCCGATGAGTATAACCTACTTTCAGGAGAACAAAATCTTGGAGTATTTACAGGTAAGCCTGTCGAGTTCGGAGGTTCCAAAGGCAGAACTGAAGCAACGGGGTTTGGGGTTGCTGTAATTGCGAGAGAAGCAGCTAAAAAGCATGGCATTGACATGGAAGGAGCTAAAGTAGGAGTTCAAGGATTTGGAAATGTTGGTAGCTTTACCGTTAAAAACCTGGAAAAATTAGGAGCTCATGTAACTTCAATTCTTGAATATGATAGAGAAGTTGGGGAGTATGCGATATACAGAGATAGCGGATTTAGCTTTGAAGAACTTGAAGAAATGAAGGAAAAGAACGGTACACTGCGCGGTATTGAAAATGCAGTTGAGATTAGTGTCGAAGATTTTTGGAAAGCTAAGTATGATATTTTAGTACCTGCTGCTTTAGAAAATGCAATTAATGAAGACAATGCAGGAAAAATTAATGCAAAACTAATATGTGAAGCAGCTAATGGTCCAATCACACCAGAAGCGGACAAAATATTAAAAGAAAAAAATATTGTAGTAACCCCTGATGTATTAACAAATGCGGGTGGAGTAACAGTGTCATATTTTGAATGGGTTCAAAATCTATATGGATACTATTGGACAGATGAGGAAGTATATCAAAAAGAAGAAGAAATGATGGTAGATGCATTTAATGCAATATGGGAAGTTGTAGAAGATCAAAAGATTTCCATGAGAGAAGCTGCGTATGTATATTCCATAAAGAAACTCGCTCATGTAATGAAATTAAGAGGTTGGTATTAA
- a CDS encoding amidohydrolase family protein — MRIDCHVHLSSPDLISNWKEVAKEEAYFGLLSNSKVNRFANADDIIKYLDKNEIDKAVVFGFAFEHAHNIRLANEYVIESVKKYPDRLIGFGVVNPNQKNLSEEIDFCLEANLKGFGELFPTGQKFDIADYNTMAPLVRKCMEYDIPLLIHANEPIGHYYPGKTDTTLNQLLSFSENFPDQKIIYAHFGGGLLFYELMPEIKEILKNSYYDTAAAPYLYDIKIYSAIQAMDLSDKLFFGSDFPLPCAEETIDKLMKSELVQSNLDKVFGQNLLNIL, encoded by the coding sequence ATGAGAATCGATTGTCATGTACATTTAAGTTCACCCGATTTAATATCGAATTGGAAGGAAGTTGCTAAGGAAGAAGCTTACTTCGGTTTACTTAGCAATAGTAAGGTCAATAGATTTGCAAATGCAGATGATATAATTAAATACCTAGATAAGAATGAAATAGACAAAGCTGTTGTATTCGGATTTGCTTTTGAACATGCTCATAATATAAGATTGGCAAATGAATATGTAATAGAATCCGTAAAAAAGTATCCCGACAGATTGATTGGTTTCGGTGTCGTTAATCCAAATCAAAAAAACCTAAGCGAAGAGATAGACTTTTGTTTAGAAGCTAATCTTAAAGGTTTCGGTGAATTGTTTCCTACAGGTCAAAAATTCGATATAGCTGATTATAATACCATGGCGCCACTTGTCAGAAAATGTATGGAGTATGATATCCCTCTTTTAATCCACGCTAATGAACCCATTGGTCATTATTACCCCGGTAAAACGGATACGACTCTAAATCAGCTATTGAGTTTTTCAGAAAACTTCCCCGACCAAAAGATTATCTATGCCCACTTTGGAGGTGGTTTATTATTCTATGAATTGATGCCTGAAATTAAGGAAATTCTCAAGAATTCTTACTATGACACAGCTGCTGCACCATATTTATACGATATAAAAATTTACAGTGCTATACAAGCCATGGATTTAAGTGATAAATTATTCTTCGGAAGCGACTTCCCTCTTCCATGTGCCGAGGAAACTATAGATAAATTAATGAAAAGCGAATTAGTCCAAAGTAATCTGGACAAGGTATTCGGTCAAAATTTATTAAATATATTATAA
- a CDS encoding cyclodeaminase/cyclohydrolase family protein, which translates to MDYKDILDLILDPDDVTVGGGCSSALAGAMAAGLMGMVAKLSLKKDFGLSSEQLDEYIEELENLRLALLNGTIADREGYLKIVNAYKLPKSTDEEKNQRKIAIEDAGVAAARAPMDASFNCNRVLEIGKILEGNTNPACNTDLQMGLMLAEIGLKGAIMNVEVNLPMIKSEKKLKEFEIFKEKFKKYLNN; encoded by the coding sequence ATGGACTATAAAGATATTTTGGATTTAATACTGGATCCCGATGATGTAACCGTCGGTGGTGGATGTTCATCAGCTCTGGCTGGCGCCATGGCGGCGGGACTTATGGGGATGGTTGCCAAACTTTCACTCAAAAAAGACTTTGGATTAAGTTCAGAGCAGCTGGATGAATATATAGAAGAGCTTGAAAATTTAAGACTTGCGCTATTAAACGGAACGATTGCTGACAGAGAGGGATACCTTAAAATTGTAAATGCTTATAAACTTCCAAAATCAACAGATGAAGAAAAAAACCAAAGAAAGATTGCAATTGAAGACGCCGGAGTCGCTGCAGCAAGAGCTCCAATGGATGCGAGTTTTAATTGCAATAGAGTACTTGAAATAGGCAAAATACTAGAGGGAAATACAAACCCCGCATGCAATACCGATCTTCAGATGGGATTAATGTTGGCAGAAATAGGACTAAAAGGTGCAATTATGAATGTAGAAGTAAATCTACCAATGATAAAAAGTGAGAAAAAACTCAAAGAATTTGAGATATTTAAAGAAAAATTTAAAAAATACTTAAACAACTAA
- the ftcD gene encoding glutamate formimidoyltransferase: MKVLMAEVNFSEGTNMDVVNAVKEALTSVEGIDVLDTNSDKDHNRSVFTYKGEPEAVLEATKRLSKKAIELIDMTVHQGSHPRQGAIDVVPFIPVKNVTTEEAVEIAKRYGKYMGDELGVPIYYYEDATDNPDRKSLPKIRKGQYEALEEKMKDEFWRPDEGPFAFNAKSGATVTGARFPLIAFNINLDTTDIEIGKKIVKTVREAAGGYKYVRAIALDIPEQNQVQVSMNLTNYEKTAIHRVFETIKSELTRYNVNIVNSELVGPVPVYALVELLQFYIKLTDDFSAEQFYM, from the coding sequence ATGAAAGTATTAATGGCAGAAGTAAACTTTAGTGAAGGAACAAATATGGATGTTGTAAATGCTGTAAAAGAAGCACTAACATCAGTTGAAGGAATCGATGTTCTAGATACAAATAGTGACAAGGATCATAATAGATCAGTATTCACTTATAAAGGAGAACCTGAAGCAGTTCTTGAGGCAACAAAGAGATTATCTAAAAAAGCAATAGAACTGATAGATATGACAGTTCACCAAGGTTCGCATCCAAGACAAGGCGCTATAGATGTTGTACCATTTATACCTGTCAAAAATGTCACTACTGAAGAAGCAGTAGAAATTGCTAAGAGATATGGTAAATACATGGGTGATGAACTTGGAGTGCCTATTTATTACTATGAAGATGCTACAGATAATCCTGACAGAAAGAGCTTACCTAAAATTCGTAAAGGACAATATGAAGCATTAGAAGAAAAGATGAAAGATGAATTTTGGAGACCGGATGAGGGACCATTTGCATTCAATGCAAAAAGTGGTGCTACAGTAACCGGTGCAAGATTCCCATTAATCGCTTTCAATATAAATCTTGACACTACTGATATCGAAATCGGAAAGAAAATAGTTAAAACAGTTAGAGAAGCTGCAGGCGGATATAAATATGTAAGAGCCATAGCTCTTGATATACCTGAGCAAAACCAAGTTCAAGTTTCAATGAACCTTACAAACTATGAAAAAACTGCAATCCATAGAGTATTTGAAACTATTAAGAGTGAACTTACAAGATACAATGTAAATATAGTTAACTCTGAATTGGTTGGACCTGTTCCTGTTTATGCACTTGTTGAATTACTTCAATTCTACATTAAACTGACAGACGACTTCTCAGCAGAACAATTTTATATGTAA